A stretch of the Campylobacter sp. 19-13652 genome encodes the following:
- the metG gene encoding methionine--tRNA ligase has translation MDKFYVTTPIYYVNDVPHIGHAYSTIIADTIARYHRLNGAETYFMTGTDEHGQKIEQAAANKGKSPKQYADEISAKFKELWDEFEISYDYFIRTTDESHKLTAQLAFEKMYEKGDIYKGEYEGFYCVSCETFFTQTQLLDGGCCPDCGRPTTVVKEESYFFALSKYEDALLKWYEENDECIVPKGKKNEVVSFVKGGLKDLSITRTSFDWGVKLPKSLNEPKHVMYVWLDALINYLTTLGYAQNDAKMRFWDYTTHIVGKDILRFHAVYWPAFLLSLGLPLPKRIAAHGWWTKDGEKMSKSKGNVVNPHLAAQTYGLEAFRYFLLREVPFGQDGDFSERALVERINSELANGLGNLLSRTVGMSAKYSDYEIKQSGARELYNAELNEAKTHINAALSSLEGLSTNRYLEEIFKIVALANTAIAKYEPWNLIKQGEKDKANALVALCANLLSRIALLLAPAMPRTADKIATTLGFSIDTNSFNRLILKDELISFKASQTAALFEKVEDKQAFSPATTVQAEPQNEEQADEISIDEFAKCLIKAGTVLECEAVEGSEKLLKFKIDLGEKEPRQILSGIAKYYTPNELIGKQVCVLANLKPRKIMKQLSQGMILSAKDDDGKLTLLSTPTKVQNGAIIG, from the coding sequence ATGGATAAATTTTACGTTACTACACCGATTTATTATGTAAACGATGTGCCACACATCGGACACGCATACTCGACAATAATAGCCGATACCATAGCACGCTATCACAGGCTAAATGGGGCAGAGACTTACTTTATGACTGGCACTGACGAGCATGGTCAAAAGATAGAGCAAGCAGCAGCAAATAAAGGCAAAAGTCCAAAGCAGTACGCAGATGAGATTAGTGCTAAATTTAAAGAGCTTTGGGATGAATTTGAAATAAGCTATGATTATTTTATTAGAACAACTGATGAATCACACAAGCTAACAGCCCAGCTTGCATTTGAGAAAATGTATGAAAAAGGCGACATTTACAAAGGCGAATATGAGGGCTTTTACTGCGTTAGTTGCGAGACATTTTTCACTCAAACGCAGCTACTTGACGGTGGTTGCTGTCCTGATTGCGGGCGCCCTACTACGGTAGTAAAAGAGGAGAGCTACTTTTTTGCGCTATCAAAATACGAGGACGCACTACTAAAGTGGTATGAGGAAAACGATGAGTGCATAGTGCCAAAAGGCAAGAAAAACGAAGTCGTAAGCTTTGTAAAAGGCGGGCTAAAAGATCTCTCTATTACACGTACTAGCTTTGACTGGGGAGTAAAGCTACCAAAAAGCTTAAACGAACCAAAACATGTGATGTATGTGTGGCTTGATGCGCTAATAAATTATCTAACTACGCTGGGATATGCACAAAATGACGCTAAAATGCGCTTTTGGGACTACACCACACATATCGTCGGCAAGGATATTTTAAGATTTCACGCGGTCTACTGGCCTGCATTTTTGCTAAGCCTTGGATTGCCGCTACCAAAGCGTATCGCAGCTCACGGCTGGTGGACAAAAGACGGAGAAAAGATGAGCAAAAGCAAAGGCAACGTCGTAAATCCACACCTAGCCGCGCAGACTTATGGGCTTGAGGCATTTAGATACTTTTTACTTCGGGAGGTGCCGTTTGGTCAAGATGGAGATTTTAGCGAAAGAGCGCTTGTAGAGCGGATAAACTCAGAGCTTGCAAATGGGCTTGGAAACCTACTAAGCCGCACTGTGGGAATGAGTGCAAAATATAGTGATTACGAGATAAAGCAAAGTGGCGCAAGGGAGCTTTATAATGCAGAGCTAAATGAGGCAAAAACCCACATAAATGCGGCTCTAAGCAGCCTTGAGGGGCTTTCTACAAATCGCTATTTGGAGGAAATTTTTAAGATAGTCGCACTTGCAAATACAGCTATTGCAAAATATGAGCCTTGGAATTTAATCAAACAAGGTGAAAAAGATAAAGCAAACGCTCTAGTAGCCCTATGCGCAAATCTACTATCTCGCATAGCGCTTTTACTCGCTCCTGCTATGCCGCGCACCGCAGATAAAATAGCCACTACACTCGGCTTTAGCATCGACACGAACAGTTTTAATAGGCTTATTTTAAAAGATGAGCTTATTAGCTTTAAAGCCTCTCAAACAGCCGCACTTTTTGAAAAAGTCGAGGATAAGCAAGCATTTAGCCCAGCCACCACTGTGCAAGCAGAGCCACAAAATGAGGAGCAAGCTGATGAAATAAGCATAGATGAGTTTGCCAAATGCCTCATAAAAGCTGGCACCGTACTAGAGTGCGAGGCGGTAGAGGGTAGCGAGAAGTTGCTTAAATTTAAAATCGACCTAGGCGAAAAAGAGCCACGCCAAATACTCTCAGGTATAGCAAAATACTACACCCCCAATGAGCTAATCGGCAAACAAGTCTGCGTGCTAGCTAATCTAAAGCCTAGAAAAATCATGAAACAGCTAAGCCAGGGCATGATACTAAGCGCAAAGGATGATGACGGCAAACTTACGCTTTTAAGCACACCTACAAAGGTGCAAAATGGGGCAATTATAGGCTAG
- a CDS encoding class 1 fructose-bisphosphatase gives MNEILKAIKLAAPKIADALKYADKGYATSENQTGDRQLKLDILSDEIIFNELKKCQSIKAIISEEREGADEINPNGKYIVAYDPLDGSSLVDVNFSVGSIFGIYEGEAIASNLKAAVYTIYGARLELVSALENEAVKLYQLGKDGEFGFVKEIALSQKGKLNATGATQKGWSETHAKLVRALFNEGYRLRYSGAMVADLHQILLKGGGLFSYPATTDAPNGKLRLLFEVLPFALIYERAGGEGVAANGTRLLDIKVNSFHQTSPCYFGSKYEINEVKNSL, from the coding sequence ATGAATGAAATTTTAAAAGCTATAAAACTAGCCGCACCAAAAATAGCAGACGCACTAAAATACGCAGACAAAGGCTACGCTACAAGCGAAAATCAAACAGGCGACAGACAGCTAAAGCTTGATATTTTAAGCGATGAGATAATCTTTAACGAGCTTAAAAAATGCCAAAGCATAAAAGCCATCATAAGCGAGGAAAGAGAGGGCGCAGATGAGATAAATCCAAACGGCAAGTATATCGTCGCTTACGACCCACTTGACGGAAGTAGCTTGGTGGATGTGAATTTTTCAGTTGGCTCTATTTTTGGTATATATGAGGGCGAGGCTATAGCGTCAAATTTAAAAGCAGCAGTTTATACCATTTATGGCGCACGACTTGAGCTAGTAAGTGCGCTGGAGAATGAGGCAGTAAAGCTTTATCAGCTGGGCAAAGACGGTGAGTTTGGCTTTGTCAAAGAGATAGCACTAAGTCAAAAAGGCAAGCTAAACGCCACTGGAGCGACACAAAAAGGCTGGAGCGAAACGCACGCAAAGCTCGTACGAGCTTTATTTAACGAAGGCTACAGGCTAAGATATAGCGGAGCCATGGTGGCTGATTTGCACCAGATACTGCTAAAAGGCGGCGGACTTTTTAGCTATCCAGCCACCACAGACGCACCAAATGGCAAGCTAAGGCTTCTTTTTGAAGTACTGCCTTTTGCCCTTATTTACGAAAGAGCTGGCGGAGAGGGCGTAGCTGCAAACGGGACGAGGCTTTTGGATATAAAAGTAAATAGCTTTCATCAAACAAGCCCTTGCTATTTTGGCTCAAAATACGAGATAAACGAGGTAAAAAACAGCCTATGA
- the mobB gene encoding molybdopterin-guanine dinucleotide biosynthesis protein B, with protein sequence MRRLAVAFSGPSNSGKTTLILKVAENFIKSGLKVAIIKHDPADKAQFDVEGKDSYKFSQTGADVVVLSPTRTTYFSQRKSELEDVIKILPDFDVLLVEGLKNLPLPRISVFKDSIDESYLPFSDAIATYEKVTPFGLENIDLGDTDRVCEWILNNAKVV encoded by the coding sequence ATGAGGCGTTTAGCAGTGGCGTTTTCTGGACCGTCAAATAGCGGTAAAACCACCCTAATACTAAAAGTAGCAGAAAATTTTATAAAAAGTGGGCTAAAAGTAGCTATCATAAAGCACGACCCAGCCGACAAGGCGCAATTTGACGTTGAGGGCAAGGATAGCTATAAATTTAGCCAAACTGGAGCAGATGTCGTAGTCCTTAGCCCAACCAGGACGACATATTTTTCCCAAAGAAAAAGCGAACTAGAGGACGTGATAAAAATTCTACCAGATTTTGACGTGCTTTTAGTCGAGGGGCTAAAAAACCTACCACTGCCTAGGATAAGCGTCTTTAAAGATAGCATAGATGAGAGCTATTTGCCATTTTCAGACGCCATAGCCACATATGAAAAAGTCACCCCATTTGGTTTAGAAAATATAGACCTAGGCGACACAGACAGAGTTTGTGAGTGGATTTTAAACAATGCAAAGGTAGTATGA
- a CDS encoding transglycosylase SLT domain-containing protein: MRAFCLIATLVLARILNAGVIEFDELINKPSGNAKDYYIYRLLKSKEVSKEQAQILNKELSRKSNLIEKLLAKILPPTPQKPSECDGIKLGEILKASPECQAKLSTIQRALKLSPQTREQIAKNIADKFPKKAQTLLGLNEPSPSLFYANNGYTASFLSLFNTLDEESKSKEFMQEYPKEFMQAFYSQNGFRALLTSLTTQQIMTEFRANFLKISPETTAKDSAFMLGVNALSLGQKEIALEFFAQAAKTYEAGFSQDNALFWVYKLGDNENALKSLAKSSNLNIYSLLAKELTEADEFEIIVPKPELKFIQGFNEKDPFAWQELKAKAKGLNKYELEKLANNFYSNATLGAYIYLMQHAKGWDKNYFAMPSNTSLEGLAPERLALIYALARQESHFIPSSISSSFALGTMQFMPFLANDIAKQKLKLSKFDQDEMFDDTQAFKFANIHLSYLQKYLPHPLFIAYAYNGGIGFTRRMLAKEHMFKAGEFEPFLSMELVPYSESRIYGKKVLANYIIYMRLIGANIKTETLLQSLISQ; encoded by the coding sequence ATGAGAGCCTTTTGCCTAATTGCCACATTAGTCCTTGCTAGGATATTAAATGCTGGCGTGATAGAATTTGATGAGCTTATTAATAAGCCTTCTGGAAACGCAAAGGATTATTACATTTACAGGCTTTTAAAATCAAAAGAGGTGAGTAAAGAGCAGGCGCAAATTTTAAATAAAGAGCTAAGCAGGAAGTCAAATTTAATAGAAAAACTCCTAGCCAAAATCCTGCCACCCACCCCACAAAAGCCATCAGAATGTGACGGCATAAAGCTAGGTGAGATACTAAAAGCAAGTCCTGAGTGTCAAGCAAAACTAAGCACAATACAAAGAGCACTTAAGCTAAGTCCGCAAACTAGAGAGCAAATCGCTAAAAATATAGCCGACAAATTCCCCAAAAAAGCGCAAACTTTATTAGGGCTAAATGAGCCTTCGCCTTCGCTTTTTTACGCAAACAATGGCTACACGGCTAGCTTTTTATCGCTATTTAATACCCTAGATGAGGAAAGCAAAAGCAAAGAATTTATGCAAGAATATCCAAAAGAATTTATGCAAGCCTTTTATTCGCAAAATGGCTTTAGAGCGCTCTTAACAAGCCTTACAACCCAGCAAATCATGACTGAGTTTAGGGCAAATTTTTTAAAAATTTCCCCAGAAACAACAGCCAAAGATAGCGCATTTATGCTGGGCGTAAACGCACTAAGCCTAGGACAAAAAGAGATCGCACTTGAATTTTTCGCCCAAGCAGCAAAGACATACGAGGCTGGATTTAGCCAAGACAATGCGCTATTTTGGGTGTATAAGCTAGGCGATAATGAAAATGCGCTAAAAAGCCTAGCAAAAAGTAGCAATTTAAACATTTACAGTCTGCTTGCAAAAGAGTTAACAGAGGCCGATGAGTTTGAGATAATAGTACCAAAGCCTGAGCTTAAATTTATACAAGGCTTTAACGAAAAAGATCCATTTGCATGGCAAGAGCTAAAAGCTAAGGCAAAAGGGCTAAATAAGTACGAGCTAGAAAAGCTGGCAAATAATTTTTACTCAAACGCAACACTAGGCGCTTACATCTACCTAATGCAACATGCAAAGGGCTGGGATAAAAACTACTTTGCCATGCCAAGCAATACCTCACTTGAGGGCTTAGCCCCAGAGAGACTAGCGCTTATTTACGCCTTAGCTAGGCAAGAAAGCCATTTTATACCCTCATCTATCTCATCATCATTTGCACTAGGCACTATGCAGTTTATGCCATTTTTGGCAAACGATATAGCAAAGCAAAAGCTAAAGCTAAGCAAATTTGACCAAGATGAGATGTTTGACGATACTCAGGCTTTTAAATTTGCAAATATCCACCTCTCATACTTGCAAAAATACCTACCTCATCCACTTTTTATAGCCTACGCATATAACGGTGGGATAGGGTTTACTAGGCGAATGCTGGCAAAAGAGCATATGTTTAAAGCAGGTGAGTTTGAGCCATTTTTATCAATGGAGCTAGTGCCTTATTCAGAGAGTAGAATTTATGGTAAAAAGGTACTAGCAAACTATATAATATACATGCGACTCATCGGTGCCAATATAAAGACCGAGACACTTTTACAAAGTCTAATTTCGCAATAA
- a CDS encoding YggT family protein: protein MIVSTFLMALANIFHSIIQIYIWVIIISALLSWVRPDPFNPIVSLLYRLTEPAYALVRRVVPTAIGGFDVAPIIVLLGLQFIDQFAITLLYKVAAGL from the coding sequence ATGATAGTATCAACATTTTTAATGGCACTTGCAAATATATTTCACTCCATTATTCAAATTTACATCTGGGTTATTATAATATCAGCCCTGCTTAGCTGGGTGCGCCCTGATCCTTTTAACCCCATAGTATCGCTGCTTTATAGGCTCACAGAGCCAGCGTATGCGCTAGTTAGACGGGTTGTGCCGACTGCTATTGGCGGATTTGATGTAGCACCTATTATTGTTTTGCTTGGGCTTCAGTTTATAGATCAATTTGCCATAACCTTACTTTATAAAGTGGCTGCTGGATTATGA
- the gltX gene encoding glutamate--tRNA ligase, with protein sequence MYRFAPSPTGDMHIGNLRAAIFNYICSLQDKSGFILRIEDTDTERNIDGKGEEIKKILAIFGIKWDAEYIQSENLKFHRQLASQLLINKKAFACFCTPDELEAKKEAAKACGEAYRYDGTCERLSDSEVLENEKPFVIRMKKPERVMSFTDLIKGELSFEPDAIDSFVIMRADKTPTYNFACAVDDMLEGVTCVIRGEDHTSNTPKQELIREALGYNERISYAHLPIILNEDGKKMSKRDNSSSVKWLLESGFLPEAITNYLVLLGNKTPVEIFTMSEAAQWFDIKNVSRSPARFDIKKLEQINREHIRLANNKRLSEITGFTDETKLSLVRFYTQESSLLTEIIERVNLIYNNEKQFSSEHLANINQIRASIDDMLATGAPKDYDEFKKQLMGATNLKGKSFFIPLRLLLTGSEHGPELSELYPIISKDLKAIIKEKA encoded by the coding sequence ATGTATCGCTTTGCACCATCCCCAACAGGAGATATGCACATAGGAAATTTAAGGGCTGCTATTTTTAATTACATCTGCTCATTACAGGATAAAAGTGGCTTTATACTACGCATAGAAGACACCGACACTGAGCGCAACATAGACGGAAAGGGCGAGGAGATAAAAAAAATCCTAGCCATTTTTGGCATAAAATGGGACGCCGAATATATCCAAAGCGAAAATTTAAAATTCCACCGCCAGCTAGCCAGTCAGCTACTCATAAACAAAAAAGCCTTTGCCTGCTTTTGCACACCTGATGAACTAGAAGCCAAAAAAGAAGCCGCCAAAGCCTGCGGCGAAGCATACCGATATGACGGCACTTGCGAGAGGCTAAGTGATAGCGAAGTACTGGAAAATGAAAAGCCATTTGTCATTAGGATGAAAAAGCCGGAACGGGTGATGAGCTTTACGGATTTAATAAAAGGCGAGCTTAGCTTTGAGCCAGACGCGATTGATAGCTTTGTAATTATGCGTGCGGATAAGACGCCGACATATAATTTTGCCTGCGCTGTTGATGATATGCTAGAAGGTGTTACCTGTGTCATTCGCGGAGAAGATCACACCAGCAACACGCCAAAGCAAGAGTTAATTAGAGAGGCACTTGGATACAATGAGCGCATAAGCTACGCACACCTACCCATAATCCTAAACGAAGATGGTAAAAAAATGAGCAAGCGTGATAACTCATCAAGTGTAAAATGGCTACTTGAGAGCGGATTTTTACCCGAGGCTATTACAAATTATCTCGTGCTACTAGGCAATAAAACTCCGGTTGAAATTTTTACCATGAGCGAAGCTGCGCAGTGGTTTGATATTAAAAATGTCTCGCGCTCTCCAGCTAGATTTGACATAAAAAAACTAGAGCAGATAAACAGAGAGCACATTCGCCTAGCAAATAATAAGAGGCTTTCTGAGATTACTGGTTTTACTGATGAAACAAAGCTTAGCTTGGTGCGATTTTACACGCAAGAAAGCTCACTTTTAACTGAGATTATAGAGAGGGTAAATTTAATATATAATAATGAAAAGCAATTTAGTAGCGAGCATCTAGCAAATATTAACCAAATAAGAGCTTCAATAGACGATATGCTGGCTACTGGCGCGCCAAAAGATTATGATGAATTTAAAAAGCAGCTTATGGGTGCGACAAATTTAAAAGGAAAGTCGTTTTTTATACCGCTTAGACTACTGCTAACAGGCAGTGAGCATGGCCCAGAACTAAGCGAGCTATACCCCATAATCTCGAAAGATCTAAAAGCCATAATAAAGGAAAAAGCATGA
- the mscL gene encoding large-conductance mechanosensitive channel protein MscL: protein MSFLKEFKEFAVKGNVVDMAVGVVIGGAFGKIVSSLVSDIIMPIVGALTGGVDFKDLKLSISEGIAGLPPVTINYGMFIQTVVDFLIIAFCIFCVIKGINSFKRKQEEAPAEPEKPAPDIELLTEIRDLLKNR from the coding sequence ATGAGCTTTTTAAAAGAATTTAAAGAGTTTGCTGTAAAAGGTAATGTTGTCGATATGGCCGTTGGCGTCGTTATCGGTGGCGCGTTTGGCAAGATAGTAAGCTCGCTAGTAAGCGATATTATTATGCCAATTGTTGGTGCATTAACTGGCGGAGTTGATTTTAAAGATTTAAAACTCAGCATATCTGAGGGTATAGCAGGGCTACCACCAGTTACTATTAATTACGGTATGTTTATCCAAACCGTGGTCGATTTTTTAATCATAGCGTTTTGTATATTCTGTGTAATAAAGGGCATAAATTCATTCAAACGCAAGCAAGAAGAGGCTCCAGCAGAGCCTGAGAAGCCAGCTCCTGATATCGAGCTTTTAACAGAAATTCGTGATCTTCTTAAAAATAGATAA
- a CDS encoding Crp/Fnr family transcriptional regulator, which produces MFENLPFFNGLSSDERKLLSSISTVRSYKSGEFLFMEGEEPRWLCYLISGSIRLYKSTPKGREIFMHQLPPLNFVAELCNFENIPYPASAVFTLGGEVLKIDYEKFCEHILKNPRISLAMIRSLSEKLKIASNLLHQELVLTSEAKVAKFIVEHEDLFNSLKHTKIASILNIAPETFSRILNKFKSSNLINLDENNQVLEKNEQFLSDFYQI; this is translated from the coding sequence ATGTTTGAAAATCTCCCATTTTTTAACGGTCTTAGTTCCGATGAGCGCAAGCTTTTAAGCTCTATTAGCACTGTGCGTTCGTATAAAAGTGGGGAGTTTTTATTTATGGAGGGCGAGGAGCCAAGGTGGCTTTGCTATTTAATAAGCGGCTCTATACGCCTTTATAAAAGCACTCCAAAGGGTCGGGAGATATTTATGCACCAGCTTCCGCCTTTAAATTTCGTAGCAGAGCTTTGCAATTTTGAAAATATCCCATATCCAGCAAGTGCTGTTTTTACCCTAGGCGGAGAGGTGCTAAAGATTGATTATGAGAAATTTTGCGAGCATATTTTGAAAAATCCTCGCATAAGCTTAGCCATGATTCGCTCCCTTTCAGAAAAATTAAAAATAGCAAGTAATCTTTTACATCAGGAACTGGTGCTAACTTCTGAGGCAAAGGTTGCAAAATTTATAGTAGAGCATGAAGATTTGTTTAATAGCTTAAAGCATACAAAGATAGCCTCTATCTTGAATATAGCCCCAGAGACATTTTCTCGTATCCTCAATAAATTTAAATCCTCAAATTTAATCAACCTTGATGAGAATAACCAAGTTTTAGAGAAAAACGAACAGTTTTTATCCGATTTTTACCAAATTTAA
- a CDS encoding NapC/NirT family cytochrome c has translation MSGIKKKFFVWTSVLVGIVIGLFASMGIADILHATGGGWICTVCHTMQPENEAYANDVHGGNNKLGLKAQCVACHLDHTSAYTYVLTKAKVTINDVYKTIFTDTDKIDWQKKREHRSHFVYDSGCLSCHGNLKNVIQAGKAFLPHREYFVLGNPNKKSCVDCHTNVGHKDLGFHIDKYEAKLKVEKSTK, from the coding sequence TTGTCAGGTATTAAAAAGAAGTTTTTTGTTTGGACTTCTGTTCTTGTTGGCATCGTCATAGGTCTTTTTGCTTCTATGGGTATAGCTGATATTTTACACGCTACTGGTGGTGGTTGGATATGCACGGTGTGCCATACAATGCAGCCAGAAAATGAGGCGTATGCTAATGATGTCCACGGAGGCAATAATAAACTAGGCTTAAAAGCTCAGTGCGTCGCCTGTCATTTAGATCACACAAGTGCGTATACTTATGTGCTTACAAAAGCAAAGGTTACGATTAATGATGTCTATAAGACAATTTTTACCGACACCGATAAGATAGACTGGCAGAAAAAACGCGAACATAGAAGCCATTTTGTCTATGATAGTGGCTGTTTAAGTTGCCATGGAAATTTAAAAAATGTAATACAAGCTGGTAAGGCATTTTTACCACACAGGGAGTATTTTGTCCTAGGAAATCCAAATAAAAAATCCTGTGTAGACTGTCATACAAATGTAGGGCATAAAGATTTAGGCTTTCACATTGATAAATACGAAGCAAAACTAAAAGTAGAAAAATCAACCAAGTAA
- a CDS encoding multiheme c-type cytochrome, whose product MFKKVAILLACLVSFAAAADSASTSNAKSDGLNLNMVKVVKIDRNLTPLAKSCVECHAEKTPGIVADWKNSRHAHVGVSCTDCHSVPADSPMAGKNVHPKDSNNHVSMLVSPKTCAKCHDKEVDEFLKSGHSRGAMQMYAKPGMVKLMHHFEGADHPEFKLAPEVTGCVQCHGTIIKLDDNNKPVKESWPNYGIGNVYPDGGIGGCKACHSGHKFSIAEARKPAACASCHLGPDHPDIEIFNNSMHGHIYNSEADTWNFTAAPDTWDVPDFRAPTCAACHMSGVGETTTTHNVSRRLKWNLWAPRTELRTGGYETAPYEYWKTGKENVGNAKAGHPEGPEAARAEMKLVCKACHSTLHTDNFFEMADKQVQLYNVYFDEAKKMLDDLKAKNLLEADPWSDEFQEIYYHLWHHEGRRMRQGAMMNAPDYSHWHGVFEVKDDIRKLRKIYKHRIETGKID is encoded by the coding sequence ATGTTTAAAAAAGTTGCTATTTTATTAGCCTGTTTAGTCTCGTTTGCAGCTGCTGCAGATTCTGCTAGCACGTCAAACGCTAAATCTGACGGACTTAACTTAAATATGGTAAAAGTCGTTAAGATTGATAGAAATTTAACACCGCTTGCAAAAAGCTGTGTGGAGTGTCATGCTGAGAAAACCCCAGGTATCGTAGCTGATTGGAAAAATAGCCGTCACGCTCACGTAGGAGTAAGCTGTACAGACTGCCACTCCGTCCCAGCTGATAGCCCTATGGCGGGTAAAAATGTCCACCCTAAAGACTCAAATAATCACGTATCTATGCTAGTTAGCCCAAAAACTTGCGCTAAGTGCCATGATAAAGAGGTTGATGAGTTCTTAAAATCAGGACACAGTCGTGGAGCTATGCAGATGTATGCTAAGCCAGGTATGGTAAAATTAATGCATCACTTTGAAGGCGCAGATCACCCAGAATTTAAACTAGCCCCTGAAGTAACAGGCTGCGTGCAGTGCCACGGTACTATAATCAAGCTAGACGATAATAACAAACCTGTGAAAGAGAGCTGGCCAAACTACGGCATAGGCAATGTCTATCCTGACGGCGGTATCGGCGGTTGTAAGGCTTGCCACAGCGGACATAAGTTTAGTATAGCTGAGGCTAGAAAGCCAGCTGCATGCGCTAGCTGCCACCTAGGACCTGATCACCCAGATATTGAGATATTTAATAACTCAATGCACGGACATATTTACAACAGCGAGGCTGATACATGGAATTTCACAGCAGCTCCTGATACTTGGGATGTGCCTGATTTTAGAGCACCAACTTGTGCGGCTTGCCATATGAGTGGCGTGGGTGAAACTACCACAACGCACAACGTTTCAAGACGTTTGAAGTGGAATCTATGGGCTCCTAGAACAGAGCTTAGAACAGGCGGTTATGAGACAGCTCCATATGAGTACTGGAAAACTGGAAAAGAAAATGTCGGCAATGCAAAAGCAGGACACCCAGAAGGCCCAGAAGCAGCTCGCGCTGAAATGAAGCTAGTATGCAAGGCTTGCCATAGTACGCTACATACAGATAACTTCTTTGAGATGGCGGATAAGCAAGTGCAGCTTTATAACGTATATTTTGATGAAGCTAAGAAAATGCTTGATGATCTAAAAGCAAAAAATCTGCTAGAAGCGGATCCATGGAGTGATGAATTCCAAGAGATTTATTATCACCTATGGCACCATGAGGGACGCCGTATGAGACAGGGTGCGATGATGAATGCTCCTGATTATTCACACTGGCATGGAGTTTTTGAAGTAAAAGACGACATCAGAAAACTACGCAAAATCTATAAGCACAGAATCGAAACTGGCAAGATAGATTAA